GTCAATTTCAACAACCAAAGGTTGAAGCTCGAGTAGCTAAGGACAGTAGTGACCAAGAAGAGCAGGCCTTTGCTGTTTCTTGCTTAGCTGCTGAGAAGAAATGTTCAAAAGGCTGGTTATTGGACAGTGGCTGCACTAACCACATGTCACCAAATGCCTCCTTGTTTAAAACCTTGGATAGAAGTTGCAAAACCAAGGTCAAGGTTGGAAATGGTCAATTCATAAGGGTTGAAGGAAGAGGAAATGTGCTGATATGTACTCCTACAGGCAACAAGATCATTCCAAATGTGCTATTGGTGCCTGAGATTGATAGAAACCTTCTCAGCATAGCTCAATTGCTCGAGAAAGGCTACTCTGTTGTGTTCAAGGACAAATAGTGCCACATTGctgatccaagtggatcaagCCTTATAACAGTCACAATGACTGACAAATGCTTTGAGGTTCATTGGCCAAATGACTTAAAGTTAGCATACACAGCCTCTGTTGATGATTCTAAGCTTTGGCATCAAAGGCTCGGGCATGCCAACTTCAGATCAATGGCTCGAATGGCCAAAGAAGGCTTGGTAGAGAACTTCACCAGCTCAGTGGAGCATGATGATATGTGTGAAGTGTGCCAAATGGGAAAACAAGCAAGACTGCCATTTCCTACAAACTCAGCATGGAGAGCCACTGAAAGACTACAGCTGGTGCACtctgatgtatgtggacctATGAGGACTAAATCACTGAGCAAAAACAGGTATTTCATTctcttcattgatgattttacaaGGTTTTGCTGGATTTTCTTTCTGAAACACAAGTCTGAGGTAGCTCAAgtgtttgtgaagtttaaaaTGGCTGTTGAGACAGAAACAGGTTGCAAGCTGAAATCGATAAGGTCAGAAAATGGCACTGAGTACACTTCAGCTCAGTTTCAAGCTATTTGCAATGATGCTGGTATCAAACACTAGCTTACAAATGTCTACACACCTCAGCAGAATGGGGTAGCtgaaaaaaagaatagaagtCTAATGGATATGGCCAGATGTCTCCTGTTTGAGAAGAAACTGCCCAAGACCATGTGGGCTGAGGCAGTAAACACTGCTGTCTACCTTCAGAATAGGCTTCCTACCAAAGCTCTTGCATCCAAGATACCTTTCGAGGCTTGGTTTGGATTCAAGCCTTCCTTGGCACATCTGAAGGTGTTTGGTTGCCTGTGCTATGCACAAATACCAGCAGCAAAGAGGGATAAGCTATCTGAAATGGCTAAACCAGGTGTCCTAGTGGGTTATAGCTCAGTCAAGAAAGGCTACAGGGTTCTGGATCCCTTGACAAGCAAAGTCCAGGTGAGCAAAGATGTCATTTTTGATGAAAAAGCTTGCTGGAATTGGGAAAAGAGTGAACCAGAAGCTACTTCAGAAGACCTGGTGCCTGATCAAGCTGAACTCGAGCAGCTTGGTCCTGAGATGGATGTTGATGATGTGCCTGTGAGAGGCACAATGTTCTTAGGTGAGATTTATGAAAGGGCACAGGTTGCTATAGCTAAACCTACCTGTTTTGAAGAGGCTGAGGCAAATGAGGGTTGGAAACAGGCTATGGTTGATGAAATCAACATGATTGAGAAGAACCAAACATGGGAGTTGGTTGAAAAGCCAACTAACAAAAAGACCATTGGTGTAAAATGGGTCTATCGAATGAAGCATAATGCAGACGAAAGTTTAAACAAGCTGAAAGCCAAGCTAGTTGTGAAGGGCTTCAGTCAGAGATATGGTCTGGACTACATGAAAACATTTTCTCCAGTAGCCAGACTCGATACAATCAGATTGCTGGTTGCTATAGCTGCTCAAAACCAGTGGACAATCCACCAAATGGATGTCAAGTCTGCATTCAATGGATTCTTGGAAGAGGAGATATACATCGAGCAACCTCCAGGATTCATAATGCCTGGTAAGGAACATTTGGTGTATAGGCTAAGAAAGGCCTTGTATGGCCTAAAACAGGCCCCTCGAGCCTGGTATGCTCGGATTGACTCATACCTAGTCAGTTTGGGATTTGAAAGGAGTGCTAGTGAGCCAACActctatgttaaaagaaatcaaaatcgAGCTGAAACACAGCTCATTGTCTCactctatgttgatgatcttCTAGTGACTAGAGGAGACAAGTTCATGTTAGCtgatttcaaaacaaaaatgaaggAAATGTTTGAGATGTCAAACTTGGGATTGATGACATATTTCTTAGGAATGGAAGTAAATCAAGCAAAAGGAGGAATCTTCTTGAGACAAAAATCATTTGGCTTGAAAGTTCTAGCCAAATTCTCAATGGAGAATTGTAAACCAACCAGCACACCTATGGCTGTTGGCATAAAGCTATCGAGCGAAGAAGACCATGAATCTGTCTGTGAAACTGATTACAGAAGCCTTGTTGGTTGTTTGCTGTATCTGACAGCAACAAGACCTGATATTTTGTTTGCTGTGAGCATGCTATCAAGATTCATGCATTGCTGCAACCAGCAGCATTACAAAGCTGGAAAATGGGTGCTGAGATATATCAAAGGCACCTTGAGCCATGGAATACATTTTAGTAGGGCTGAAGAATTGAACACTGACAGTGATTGGGCTGGTTCAAAAGATGATATGAAGAGCACCTCTGGTTATTCTTTTACACTTGGCTCAGCTATGATTTGTTGGAGCtcaagaaaacaaacaatagtGGCTCAGTCGACAGCTGAAGCTGAGTATGTAGCAGCTGCCAATACTGTTAATCAAGCTATGTGgctgagaaaatttttgagcGATTTGAACCTACAGCTGAATGAAGCAACTGTGATACATTGTCACAACAAGTCAGCTGTTGCTATTGCTAAAAATCCTGTCTTCCATGGCAGGACAAAACATTTCAACATTAAACTGCATGTGATAAGAGAAATGGAACAAGCTCGAGAGATCGAGCTGATTCATTGCAGCTCAGAAAATCAGATTGCCGACATCTTCACGAAATCACTTGGTACATCGAGATTTCTAAACCTAAGGAAGCAACTAGGAGTCTGCTGCATAGAAGCtgaggaggagtgttgaagtcAGCCCCCATGCAGCAGCCAAGGTGGCCATGCAGGGAACGTGCTTCAACAGCAAACCGAAACTGCATTGTTTCATTTGGTTACTCAAATGAacattttgtattttagtttgttttgaACTTAGTTGGTAGCTgcattttgatgtaattaggtgCTGAATGACAAGTTTAGGTAGTTGCTTATGTGTTCAAACAAGTTTACCAAGTTACTAGGCAatttagtggtgttaggtatGTTATTAGGTGGTAACTTGTTTGTTTTGATGTTGTTATCTCATATATGTATTGGCATTATGCCTTGTGAAGTTGTTAATGAAAAATTCAgctcattttcattcaaatttatctctttcttttctgttttccattgcaaatttctttttctttcttcttcgatAGTTTCTTCAGCAAGGCTCGACACTTGCTGTCCAAGCAAAGTAAAAACAAGCTTGCTGCTGCCTCTTGCACCAACAAATAGGTTTCCACATGCTAGTGATACGATTGTGTAAAGTATTGTAACCAATACTTTGCCCTAAAAGTTTGATAACCACTGTTAATTCCATTTCTTTGAACAAAATTTCTTTAACCCGGTCAGAAAAACTAATGGCCGGAACCCCATTAACGATAGATGTTTGCACGTCGCCGGCTAATAAATCAAAATCTCCATCACTTGCACTATCTCTTCCAAAGGAAGAAACATTGCGGTCCATCATGGAATGATTCGGATCTCCATCCAAAAGCTTATCCTTCCACGAGGGTGCTGAAATCAGATCAGGGTCGACGACCATATCTACTGATGCCTCATCAATTCCGCCCTTAAATCTCACTTTCTTGGTGGTCCGGTCCTCAACAGAATGGGAATCCCCATCGTCTTCGTTAACAGACGGTGGCAAAGAAGGAGAGAGTTGCTTagacattttttaatatttaattgttgagTTTTGCAATCTGCAATACCCTTTCATTGTCGATAATTAATgcaataaaagtaaataaatacataaaacagATCACAGATGAGTTGGATTAGTTCATATACCGACCGGATATGATTACACGTATGCATATCTGTCAAAAGGAAGAGACGAGATTAAATTTGATTAGAAATTATGAGATTTACACCACATAGATTTTGGTAGGCATGCATGCATAGACATGATATATAATGCGTCTGAAATCTGCAAATGCAGACCATAGCCTGTATCCTTCAGAATCAATAATTTCTTGGAAGATTTGAGAGCAAGCCGAAAGATTAAATATATTCAAGTTATTCTAGCAGCAGCTCTAATTTGCTTTTCATGTAATTTGATGGGGAAATTAACTAGTACAATATTctacatatataaatcaaatatttaattcaaaaaaaacaataaatatttgaaagtaGTCATTAACTGATATGATTTAAACTGGTGAGATATTAATTATACCTTttatcttataaaaatttaaaattttcatactatATATGCACTGCAGATTTCATGGCAACATTAGGAAGAAATATTCctgttaatttaaaaatttatgatgTTCCCCAAGTTAATTGAGATAGAAATTCTACTTTTGTATTGATGTCAAATATAATTCCTATTGCCAAATGTATTTAGCTTCCTTATCTACCGATATATATACTATACGTGCATGCTTATTAGTAAAACCTATCAATATTGGAGCTGAGACACTGAAAACTAGTTGAAAGCTTACAAAGTTAATTTAAAGAAAGGGAAGGGAAGGGGAGatgtttttctctttctataatttttatttccatCACTCGCAATTACACCTCTCACCCACCATAAATGCTATTGCACCCTCTCGATGGGCTCTGCTATTTATTCCTTAGCTGCCACATCCTCTCCACCTGTTTCTTCAATTCTCTTCATTTTCCTCACCCCCCCCCTTGGAACTTCAAACCCCTTTCTCTCTCTCTAGACTTTAACCCTCTTCTCTCTCAAGGTAGGTCTCTGTCAAACCAGTGACCCCAAACTTTTAAAAACCACCCTAAAACCTCCTTTCATTAATCTTTCTCAACAATGTTCAAAAGggctttcttttgttttgcctATACGGCCCTGTAAAAAGTCTCTACTCACGAAACCTATTTCTTTCCCTGGACCAGCTTGTTTATAGCACCCGATCTGTGTTCACACCATTTGCCATTCTCTCTTTCATATATTCGCTTATAAAGCTTTGCTGAGAATCAAGAGAGAGTGCAAAAAGTGTTTGTAATCTTTGGTTTGTGGGGACTTTCTATCAAAATCAACCTAAATACCACCAATATAGGAAAGCGGGGCCAAGAATCTAACAAGCAAGAGACTGATATGTGTAGCATGTATTGCTGctggttagggttttaaaggtCAATGGCTATCTGTGTCTCCCAACATGAGGTTTCTAGTGACCAGCTTACCACTGCATTTAAGACAAGAAAATAGTTGCCCTAAGCTCTTAGTCCCCTTCTCCAAATAATCCATACGGTAATTTTCTTTCCTCCTTTTTTTCCCCAACTTTTGCTGCCCATTTTATTTCTCCGAGGTTCTTTCACTTTTCCCATGGGAATAGATTAGGATAAGCTTTCGACTAATCCATCATTTTAATCTTCGAAGTATATGCTACCTTTAAATATAGTAGCAGTTGGTTATTAAGATATTCAAAGAAAAATCCTTCTCGATAAGCGAACTagaccttttttttctttgaaagagAGATGGTATATGGTTTACAGCTCCATTGTTTATTTGCCTTTCAAATGTTTTACGATTCCATTGTCATGCACtggttttgacttttttaaCTTTGTACTTACATTTTGTGTCTTTCGTTACTGTTCTACAGTTTATTTAACCCTTTTCCCCCTTTATTTTAGTTTGCTTGACTTGTGTATGTTCTCTCGGCAGAACCCAGAATATCCATACCGTCGCCATTCGAGCACTTTGTTAACATGTTTAGCCCCAACTTATTTGAGAGTCCCCATATGTTCGACATGTCTCATAAGACCTCGGAAAGTGAACTAATGGGGAAGATCAGGGATGATGATTATGAGATCAAATCAGTCAATGAAACTATGGATGCTCCCTCTGGAGATGATCAAGATCCTGACCAACGCCCTAAAAAGAAGCGTTATCATCGTCATACCCAGCATCAAATCCAGGAGATGGAAGCGTAagtcttgtttttttttttcctcttacTTAAAGATAAGAAAGATTAACATGACTAGTTCTTCTTTGGGGAATTGATTCTTTGGACACTTTGTTGCTCAGATTCTTTAAGGAATGCCCTCACCCTGATGATAAGCAAAGGAAGGAGCTTGGCCGTGAGCTAGGGTTAGAACCTCTACAAGTCAAGTTTTGGTTCCAAAACAAGCGCACCCAAATGAAGGTATATTTCCATATATAGGTGAAAATCAGGAGCTCTAATATGCTTATTTAAGTATTTAGACTTGTTTTATGAGTAAGCTTTTCTGTCTATGTAGTAAGCTTTCCTAGCTTAGTTGCTAAAGTTCACCTTCATTAACAGGCCCAACATGAACGCCATGAAAATGCTATACTGAAGGCTGAGAATGAAAAACTCCGAGCTGAGAATAATAGGTACAAGGAAGCTCTCAGCAATGCTACATGCCCCAGCTGTGGAGGCCCAGCTGCCCTTGGAGAGATGTCATTTGATGAGCAACATTTGAGAATAGAAAATGCTCGGTTAAGGGAAGAGGTGATTGAAAAATGCTTCACACATCCCATCTTATTATCAAGTTAcctttttattatactttttatattttggttttcttgtATTACAGATTGATAGGATATCTGGAATAGCTGCTAAATATGTTGGCAAGCCTTTATCTTCATTGCCTCACCTTTCATCTCATTTACATTCGCGCTCTGTTGATCTTGGAGCTAGCAATTTCGGGAATCAATCAGGATTTGTAGGGGAAATGGATCGCAGTGGTGATCTTCTGAGGTCTGTCTCTGGACCTACAGAAGCGGATAAGCCCATGATTGTTGAGCTTGCTGTTGCTGCAATGGAGGAACTAATACGAATGGCCCAATCTGGGGAACCTTTGTGGGTTCCTGGGGACAATTCTACAGATGTGTTGAACGAAGATGAATACTTAAGATCTTTCCCTAGGGGAATTGGACCAAAGCCTTTGGGGTTGAGGTCTGAAGCTTCAAGAGAATCTGCAGTTGTCATCATGAATCATGTCAACTTAGTTGAGATTCTCATGGATGTGGtaggattttctttttcccaagTTTGGGTccattatataaatttttagatCCACCTCCACTTATTTATGACAAAAACGATTGATTTCCAGAATCAATGGTCAAGTGTGTTTTGCGGTATTGTTTCAAGGGCTATGACTTTAGAAGTCCTATCAACTGGAGTTGCAGGAAACTACAATGGGGCCTTGCAAGTGGTACTAAGTACATCTATATGCTTTTCTTTTCAATAGCAATCTAATAAAATTTCTGGCATGGATGCTCTTTCCCTAAGCTCTGAAAGCATGCCTAACATCTTGCATTTTCAGATGACGGCTGAGTTCCAAGTCCCTTCACCACTTGTACCAACTCGGGAAAATTATTTCGTGAGGTACTGTAAGCAGCATATTGATGGAACTTGGGCAGTGGTTGATGTTTCCTTGGATAATTTACGCCCTAACCCAATGTCCAAGTGTAGAAGAAGGCCCTCAGGTTGCTTGATCCAAGAATTGCCAAATGGATACTCTAAGGTTACTTACTCTTTATTTCAACGTGTATATATTTGTTGGGCTGCATTTTATGTTGCCGCTTAACGTGTATACAATGTCATCTTTTCATTATACTTTCAGGTTATATGGGTCGAGCATGTAGAAGTGGATGATAGAGCTGTCCACAACATATACAGACCAGTAGTTAATTCCGGTCTAGCTTTTGGAGCAAAACGTTGGGTGGCTACGTTGGATCGACAGTGTGAGCGTCTAGCAAGTTCAATGGCCAGTAACATTCCAGCAGGGGATCTATGCGGTAACACCATGTTTAGCAGCTTATAATTCTCTTAGTCCTAGGGATACCTTGTTGAATGCAGCGCATTCCATGTTTCTCTGATGTTACCATATCGGTTCCTTTTGATCTCTGCAGTTATAACAAGCCCAGAAGGGAGGAAAAGTATGTTGAAGTTGGCAGAGAGGATGGTGACTAGCTTTTGTACAGGTGTTGGTGCTTCAACGGCCCATGCTTGGACAACTTTATCGGCAACAGGCTCCGATGATGTGCGGGTTATGACCCGAAAGAGCATGGATGATCCAGGAAGGCCTCCTGGTATTGTACTTAGTGCTGCAACTTCCTTCTGGATCCAAGTTCCACCAAAGAGGGTATTTGATTTCCTAAGGGATGAGAACTCTAGAAGTGAGGTACATTAATTAAGCTTCCAATTATGCCAAAACAATGGTACACCTTTTATGTTAGAATATTATACTAATTTGCagtttttaaattgaatttatagtGGGATATC
This genomic stretch from Gossypium raimondii isolate GPD5lz chromosome 6, ASM2569854v1, whole genome shotgun sequence harbors:
- the LOC105773786 gene encoding homeobox-leucine zipper protein MERISTEM L1, yielding MFSPNLFESPHMFDMSHKTSESELMGKIRDDDYEIKSVNETMDAPSGDDQDPDQRPKKKRYHRHTQHQIQEMEAFFKECPHPDDKQRKELGRELGLEPLQVKFWFQNKRTQMKAQHERHENAILKAENEKLRAENNRYKEALSNATCPSCGGPAALGEMSFDEQHLRIENARLREEIDRISGIAAKYVGKPLSSLPHLSSHLHSRSVDLGASNFGNQSGFVGEMDRSGDLLRSVSGPTEADKPMIVELAVAAMEELIRMAQSGEPLWVPGDNSTDVLNEDEYLRSFPRGIGPKPLGLRSEASRESAVVIMNHVNLVEILMDVNQWSSVFCGIVSRAMTLEVLSTGVAGNYNGALQVMTAEFQVPSPLVPTRENYFVRYCKQHIDGTWAVVDVSLDNLRPNPMSKCRRRPSGCLIQELPNGYSKVIWVEHVEVDDRAVHNIYRPVVNSGLAFGAKRWVATLDRQCERLASSMASNIPAGDLCVITSPEGRKSMLKLAERMVTSFCTGVGASTAHAWTTLSATGSDDVRVMTRKSMDDPGRPPGIVLSAATSFWIQVPPKRVFDFLRDENSRSEWDILSNGGLVQEMAHIANGRDPGNCVSLLRVNSANSSQSNMLILQESCTDATGSYVIYAPVDIVAMNVVLSGGDPDYVALLPSGFAILPDGPGVNGGGILEIGSGGSLLTVAFQILVDSVPTAKLSLGSVATVNSLIKCTVERIKAAVKCNNA